The Deltaproteobacteria bacterium sequence AAATTCGGCCATGTTTATGGGCTTAAGACTGTGCTGACGTATATCTAATTGAGAGGCGTTCATTGCGTGGATGATGGTCTCACAATCCTGAATACTTGCTTTGGCTTCCATCACATCTTTTTTCGCACTTTCGTACCACGCATTTGAAAGCGCTGGAATTTCGAAATCCTTTTCGAGGCGTTCGACTCTTAGCTTTGCTGCGTTTAATGGACTTGCGAACTCGTGGGAAAAGCCGGCCGCAAGAGCACCGATCGCGCGCAACCGATTTCGCTTTTCAGTATGAACTTGGGTGGCCGTGAGGCTTTCAAAATGCATTTCCAAATAGCTTCCAAGAGATCGCATAGCCAACCAAGTTGAGAACAATAGAATATGCGATGCGATCACAGAGACCCGTAGTTTTTGCAGATCGATGTTGAAGCTATTAATCGCGAAATCTATTTGTAGTGCGATCAAAAAAGCGTGGCACAAAGCAAGAAATGGCCATGAATGCCGATCGCGAATGAGAAGACCACCGAGACCGGCATTTACCAGAAAAAGTCCGACAAATGGGTTCTCAAAGCCTCCAGAAATCACAAGCAAAGCCGTGAGAGCCGCTAAATCAAATGCCAATTGGACGGCAATAAAAATGGGACGAACAGCATGACGACTTTCAACGAAAATAGACTGCGTGAATATGTTTACTAGAACAAGTATTCCAATTATGCCGATGAAAACAATCATTGTGGCTCGGTTTAGTGCACCGACGAAATAGGCGGGGCCAGCTAAAAGAAAAAACAGACTAATAGCCATCCAGCGAAGGCGCACGAGCCAAGCGAGTTTTGCGTTTTCTGAATGGTTGAAGACCTTCGGAAATTGGAAGAAGTTTTTGAAGCCAATGATGAGGGATTTAAGTGAGCCGTCGCCGGGAAGGCCCTTGTAAATTTCGTTGTATGTCGTCACAGGCCCGGACTTATTCAAAATTGTCGCCTTTGGCACCTAAATGCGGTCTCCTGCAGCATCTTGTTGCACCGAATTACTAATTCTGGTCGGTCGATGTGTGGCAAATCTGATTGAGCGGATCTTGATGTAATCGGCGGAAAATCTGGCTACATTTAATGTTCTGGAGGTTCCAATGTGTAAGAAGAATCTAATCGTTTGTCTCATCCTTTTTCTACTTCCAGTGCTTACAAGTGCGGCGACAATTAAAGAACTAAATTCTGTGAAGATGCCGTTCTCGCTTCCCGCTTTACCTTACGCATTGAATGCGTTGGCTCCGGCCATCGATCAACAGACCATGGAGCTTCATCACGGGAAACACCATCGCGCTTATTTCGATAAGTTGAATAGCGTTTTGACGGATAAAAAGTATGCAACGTTGATTGATATTCTGAAAAACACGAGTCAGCTTCCGGCGAGTGTAAGAAACAACGCTGGCGGACACTGGAATCACTCTTTCTTCTGGACCATCATGACGCCAGAGAGCAAGGAGTCGGAGATCAGCTCTAAGCTAAAACGTGAGATTGAAAAGTCGTTTGGATCTTTCGCTAGCTTTAAAGAAAAGTTTGAGGCGGGAGCGAAAGATGTATTCGGGTCTGGATGGGTTTGGCTGGTGAAAGACGCGGATGGAAAGCTCAAAATTTTGACGACGGCCAATCAAGACAATCCATTGATGGACATTTCAAAGGAAACTGGCACACCCATACTCGCGCTTGATGTTTGGGAACACGCTTATTACCTGACTTATCAAAATCGTCGAGCAGACTACATCACTGGATTTTGGAAAGTCGTGAATTGGAAGCAAGTGTTTGATTACTACAGAGAAAAGTAAAATCCGGAGATAGTCCTGAAGCTAGAGCAGCTGCGCGGTGTGAACAGCGCATGTCAATCGCTCCGTTCAAATGACTGGGTATGGGTTCTGATCGGTTGAAATTTAACGGCCTTTGATCCATTGCCTGTCTTTGTCTGAAAGAGAGGGTAGCAAGAATGCCTCGTCAGATCGAACTTCGGGCAAGTTATCAGACCTACTAATTTTTATTGAATGAGTACATCCGAGAGGAACCACCATTCATCTTGAAGAACCTCAATTCGGAGATTGTTGAGTCCGACGCGATCAAGATGATCCTGATCGCTATTTTGAAAAAGAGCTCTTCCCGGGCGTTAAGAGGGCTGGGCCAATATGAGAGTTCGTGGCACTAGATCGGTCCGAGTCTTATATTTCATACTGTGAGTGTGAAATTTCAGGTTTTATTTCGCGTACTTGGATCGAAATCGAATCGTAGTAATACTTGGAGGAACGAAACATGGCCAAAAAGCAGACATTAAAAAATGGCAAAAAGCCTCATCGGTTGATAAGTCGCATTTCGTGACGCTTAAGTCTGGCGTTAAAACCAAAGCTTGGCATCCAACTGAAGAGCTTCTAGATGAGCGTAAACTCGGACAAGCGCTCTTTTCTGCTTTGAAGGAAAGCCATCTTTGCGCGTAAAGAAGTGTTCATCGATGCCCAGAATCTTCGGGCAGTAGGCATTATTATACTCGCGTGCCTTCACGTCGATTCGGCTCTGGTACCAACGTTCGATCGTGGCCGATCCAAGCTTGTCGGTTTTCCGAAGATCTTGTTGCGATTGGCCCTTGTGATGAAGTGTCGTCATTTCTATTCGGCAGGCTTCACTGGCGCGTCGTCTTGGAAGAATTCCCGGAAACCTTGAGTTGAAATACTTCAAACATTTTCGACATTTGAACTTGTGCGCCTTAATCAAGAGCCACGACATTCGACCACCAAAAAGTGTGTGCCGAACACGTCTAGTGAACGTGTCCTTTTTGCGAAGTGTCGTCGCCTCGCAATATGGGCACCTAGGCAAAGCTTCGTGTTCGACCCGAAAAGTAATCGCATTGTGTCCGTCGATGTCTAGAATCTTGAAACTCGGCAGATCAAGAACGATGCTGTCCGTCGGGGGCATCTGGAACTCCTTTGGAAGATCAGTTGTGGTAAACCAATCCTACAAAGATCTAGGTGCCCCCGTTAATGATGTAGACCCGAACGCTGTTTCTGCGACTGCGGCCATTCCCGGGATTGGTTGACGGACGGACGTCCGTAACAGCGGAAGGCCAGCGGCCTATAGCGATTAATGTCGCGCGAATGCGCGACATCGGTGCGGAGGCGCAAAGTGCCGAAGCCTAGAAGCACCGAATCACGTGTTCTTATTGTCGCGCTTGGCGCGACAATAAGAACACGTGATTCGCTTTGGGCCAGTAGGCCTTTCGGAATAAATGCGTATATCTCAGCAGCCCAGAAATCTCACTTTTTTTATACAACCGAAGGTTGATCATGGCTACCTGTCATTTGCGTCTAGATTTTGCGCTGGTTGATGTATCCAAATGTGATTTCCATGGAAGTTCGAAATCATCGACATACGCAAAGCTTGGCCCTCTGTCGTAGAGCTCAAGCATGCGTTTAATAACCACCTCTAGAGACCTTTCCGACTCAATCAATCTGTCGTCCGTGAAAGCTTCAGATTCGTACTCCTCTAGTTCCTTTTTTGTGTTCTGGATGTGTATTCTGTTTCTGAGGACTCTTAATCTATCCAGACTCTCGTAAAATCCGACTCCATTGAACTTGAAGAGATTGTTGGCTCTAAAAACCCCGATCAATTCTTTGAATACATCGGTATTTTTTGACCTCAGGTTTTTGATCTGAATCGAGTTGAGAAATTTTTTGGATTCCAATGGCTGAAGATTTGGTTTTCTTGCGAAATCATATAGAATTGCTTCCAAAATTGAACCGATGATCACAATTTTAGGTTTTACTATGTGATTTAATTGATCGCTGTTTAGGTGAGTATTCACTTCGTACAGTACTGAAAGACTTTCTACATTGCTGACGATGTTTCGACCTAAATTGAAGTTGGAAATAAAGTTGCTTTTATACGTAGTCTTTTTCACCCAATCCCCAGTTTCCCCTGCCACGGCCTACATAGCTTCAATGCTTGATCGGGTGTGGTGTCTGGCGAGAGCCATTCTTCGATGTCATCTGGATTTAAGATCACGGGCATTCGGTCATGATACTTGCTCATCCATTTATTTGGTTCACATGTTAGCATCGATGCTGCTTGAACCTTTTTTTCTTTGTACGTTTGCTCGCCATATATTCCAGCCATCGACATGACTTTTCGCTCTGGATCTACGATCCCAGTGAATTCCCCATCGATTGGTTCAAAGAACCTGGAGGCGGGGAGTATGCAGCGTCTGCCTTCTCGCCAAGCTTTTGAAAACGTCCTTTTTTCTTCCACAGTTTCACTAACCGCGTTTTGAAGAATTTTAGAGATGATTTGCGTGGGATCTCTTTTTCCAGGCATATTTAAAACAAAGCCCCAGAACCGTGCTTCGATATGTGACTCGTCACCGCCCATGAGAACAGGTGCCGTGTAGCCCGGATAAATCGTTGACTTGATAGCAGGGAGCTTTGGTTTATCAACGCGGTAAAACCGAGCCATCTCGGCAGTGTCGGGTGATTGGTAACGTGAACACATTTGTTTAGCCTTAAGTATATCGAAGTTAGCGAATCGTAACTAGTCTATCGAGGATGGGATCTTTTCGTAGAGAGAGAATGAATACTGGACGAATGTCATACGCGACATCGGTGCGGCCACCTAGAGTGGTCGTAGCCAGGAAGCACCGAAGATTGAACCTTCCTGTCTTACCCCAAAAATCTGTTCCAGGATGGCGTTTTCCTAATGCATATCAAGCGCGAGCGTATTTGAAGCGCATAGTCACAATATTTGCTGTCATAACACTGTCGTATAACTGTCGTATTGGAGACGTATCGACAGTAAAACTATTCAGCTACTTTCATTGCAAATTTGAAGGGAGCTGGTATGGATTTGGATATGGCAAAGGATATTGGAAGAGCAAAATGGGTAAAGAAATCTCGATTAGAGCGTGCATGGTCGCAGTCGCAGTTGGCAGTGATCGCAGAAGTAAACCTTCGGACAATTCAGCGACTTGAAAAAGACGGTGCTGCTTCATTTGAAACGTTGCGGGGGATAGCGCAGGCTTTTGATATCGACGTTAAGGAACTTAATCCAACTTCTAGCTCGAGTCGGCCTAAAGAAAAAATTGGCTCGCAAAAAAAGATTCACTTCATGCCCCGTCTAATCTCTGGGAAATCTCTTACAGATATAGTTGTCGGATCGGATGAATTTCAGTTCGAGCACGATGAAGCGCATGACCCAAGATCAATAGCGGCGATGAAAGGAGTCCTCAAGCTTCTTAGGGGGGATGTAGTCAGACTCTATGATGCTGATCCTATAGCCAGGCTCAACATTGAAGATGAACTTACTCAGGAAATAAAGGGATTAGAAAAATATGGGTTTTATTTATTCGGCATAAAACGAGAAATCGCACGAGTTGTTGGAAAGAAAAACGGGCGAATAGCGATGTGTACTCTGTTTATGAGTCATGCCGGCTCACCAAAAATTATCCACGATAAAAAATCTAACATGGTAATGCCGGCCGCTTTAACTGAAGTCGCACGGTAGGGTGGGTTTATGTGTGATGGCAATTTTGCGAAGGATCCCGCATTCGCATCGTCTCATAGAAAGATTAGATACGTCCGAGGAAAAGCTAGTTACGCTCTCAGGGGAAGATATCGACGCATTGGTGGAAAAAACTGCGTCTATTGCGGATTTGAAGCTCAGCTTGGCGATCACGTTCCGTCACTGTTTGCTGGCTATACAAATGGCGTGGTCAATGGAGTCATCGTCTCTTCGTGTTATGAATGTAACAAACATCTCGGCCCATTTTCGTCTACGTGTTTAAAAGAGAGGGCCACTTTTCTTTCGTTGGTTTACAGCGAGGAAAGGGACCGAAACGCCCGTTTTGCTAGCGCTCCAAACGCCGGATCACAGTGGCAGGAACGGGCCGAAGCAATCGCACTGAAAGCGTTGAGGTGTGACCAACGTATGAATGCGATCAATTGTAATATGATTCAAGGATCGGCGGCACTGTTTAAAGAAAATGGCGAGAGCGGCGGGGAGACCTCGCTTTGTAGTTCAGGTGTTGCCATTGATGACGGCATTGGCGAGCTCGAGTCAGAAGATGCTCATCTTTCGACCGCAGAGTGCGAAGATGCGGAGTGTAAGCCATGACTCTTTGCAATTGTCTGCGTTCGAAGTTTTCGCCATAAAAAGCTATGGCGATAGTTATTCCCTTTAATCGAGTTTGATGTGGTTGGAAACTCGTGGATGACCCGACGGTCCCCTTCGAGAAGGCAGAATTTTTCATTTCTGACTTCTCAAAGGTTCTGTCACGCGGTTAACCGTTTTATTTGGCAGGCTGCCTGAATCTCTTTGCCTCCTTCGGGAAAACTGAAATAGGCTGCCAGTCGATTCTTAAGACCTTTTGCGATGCCCGCTGAATCTCACGCAAGCAGCCTCGAGACGAGCAATCGCTAATCTTAGAAACCGAGATCCCAAGTTCTAGCAGTGATGCTGCGACCATGAGTTTAATGAGAATTCCGTACATATAAAAACCTCCATATGAAAGTAGTGAAATCCACCCGTGTGATACGGAGTGGCTTTGAATTTGGAGAACTGAAGTTTTGTTGT is a genomic window containing:
- a CDS encoding helix-turn-helix transcriptional regulator, whose amino-acid sequence is MAKDIGRAKWVKKSRLERAWSQSQLAVIAEVNLRTIQRLEKDGAASFETLRGIAQAFDIDVKELNPTSSSSRPKEKIGSQKKIHFMPRLISGKSLTDIVVGSDEFQFEHDEAHDPRSIAAMKGVLKLLRGDVVRLYDADPIARLNIEDELTQEIKGLEKYGFYLFGIKREIARVVGKKNGRIAMCTLFMSHAGSPKIIHDKKSNMVMPAALTEVAR
- a CDS encoding transposase family protein, whose amino-acid sequence is MPPTDSIVLDLPSFKILDIDGHNAITFRVEHEALPRCPYCEATTLRKKDTFTRRVRHTLFGGRMSWLLIKAHKFKCRKCLKYFNSRFPGILPRRRASEACRIEMTTLHHKGQSQQDLRKTDKLGSATIERWYQSRIDVKAREYNNAYCPKILGIDEHFFTRKDGFPSKQKRALVRVYAHLEALQLDAKLWF
- a CDS encoding SOS response-associated peptidase family protein; the protein is MCSRYQSPDTAEMARFYRVDKPKLPAIKSTIYPGYTAPVLMGGDESHIEARFWGFVLNMPGKRDPTQIISKILQNAVSETVEEKRTFSKAWREGRRCILPASRFFEPIDGEFTGIVDPERKVMSMAGIYGEQTYKEKKVQAASMLTCEPNKWMSKYHDRMPVILNPDDIEEWLSPDTTPDQALKLCRPWQGKLGIG
- a CDS encoding superoxide dismutase; its protein translation is MPFSLPALPYALNALAPAIDQQTMELHHGKHHRAYFDKLNSVLTDKKYATLIDILKNTSQLPASVRNNAGGHWNHSFFWTIMTPESKESEISSKLKREIEKSFGSFASFKEKFEAGAKDVFGSGWVWLVKDADGKLKILTTANQDNPLMDISKETGTPILALDVWEHAYYLTYQNRRADYITGFWKVVNWKQVFDYYREK